Below is a genomic region from Prunus persica cultivar Lovell chromosome G3, Prunus_persica_NCBIv2, whole genome shotgun sequence.
AATTGGAAGCAATCAGTTAATCAGATCCGTCCATCTAAGACCTAACGTCATCCTATGAAAAAGGTGGGGCCCTTGGCCTGCATGTGGGACAAGTGTAGGGATTTTAATATATACCTGTCCGTGTTGTATCTCACCACCAAAACGGGGTCGGTGTGTCCTCTTTTGTCTTCTACATCTACatccaaattttatttctaaaataaacctaaataaagatatttttgaatacaattttaaaaagttattttctttttcaggaaTGAGGATTAACTTAGGGACCTTTTCCTCTAATTAAATTAGTGATCGCATTTTAtgaaccatttatttttttcaagtcATCTTTATTGATAATTCTCGCGGAAAATTAACCAAATTaaacattatttatttatataactttGATCAAATAAATAGACGAATACATATTATAGTGAAAGATGAATCTACGAGGACTAGCtaaccacttttttttttttgttgttgatgcaTGCTTAGTGACGGAGCCAAATATTCTGTCGAGGAGGATTGATTTTAAATAACTTAACTTTATAGGATAACATACTTAAACATTCATTAtagtatctatatatatataaaaaaaagaattcattataattattaactttctcaaaattacaaattttataacttattatttaatttttcataatttcaaaatcaaattctattaaggtaaaaagattgaaaaggcaaataaagaaaacaagtaTTAGAAGGCGATTTTAGATAAAAtgacaaattgaaataaaatccaaagtaCGCACATGTAAATGATATAGAAAGACACGTAGACAAGCAGTGTAACTTGAGTTGAGGCAAGGATGAAGTGTGATGGACCTCTAAGCTCAATTGTAAATCATTCTTACAATGATCAATTGCATACAACACCCCCCCTCAAAATATTaagttttgtgttttggaTTAAAGATAAACTTCAACAATACAATCAAAGACATCAACATGACatataacaaaatttaaacGGACAAAAGCCACACTAAAACTACTAAGTCACATCACAATACACTTAAGCATAATCCCAAACAAAATCCACAAACCCAACATAATTGAagcaacaaaacaacctaaataaaccctacaatcattcaacaaaacaacctaaataaaccctacaatCATTCCTCGCACCCCTGTTTTCACATCAACCCCTATCCTCCCATTGACAACCAGTCCCCTAACCTTTCCTCGCCACACTCCCCAATCAACCTATCCacctactctctctctctctctctctctctctctctctctctcatgaatCTACCACCCCGACTCAAGGGGAAAGGAGGAAAAATGAAACCCAAGGAGGGAGGAGAGTTACATTTTCCCTTTATTTTCCCATGTGCCAGACAACCATTTTCTATGTCTGGACTTACCAAAtatgggaaagcaattgatttctcattccCAAACCTCATTTCCCATAAACCAAACGCAACCAAAGAGTTTGTAATGTTCTAATATCATTCATTGCCGACTTAGAAAGAATCTAACATAATACATCGCTAAACTATTCAAATACACAATAATTTTAGATTCATAAAATTAAACTTATACTATGTACGGTTCAAAATAACAACATGATAGGATAACGTGTGGAGTTgttagaaggaaaaaaaaaaaatctttctcTATACTAACTTTTGAACAAGAACCTAAGTTGATCACATTGTAGCTAAATCCTTAAATCACATAGAAATATATTGAGATGCATACGGAATAAAAATGAATACTATATGTGCATAAATTGTTAATATCTAATCTAAGTTAGTGTCgtatgacatatatatattgtgaaaCTTATAATTCTAGATTATTGAtgaaataatttttcttttaatttactACTTCAATTCACAGTCTAAcaaaataacatatcaaatGTATGATAAAATTACGATGATCATTGAGTATGGGTCCTCCTTTCAAGACCTCTCTGCTGACATGCTATTGAAACCTAACAAACCGTATACAGGTAACCGTATATAACCCATTTGTGTCTTCTCTCTTTTATGTTTGCTCTGTATCTCTTTCTACCTCACTTGcaatccctctctctctctctctctctctctctctctctctctctctctcatatctgagagcctctctctctgttggaaaaaaaaaaagataccaAAAGTTGCGGGTTTGATCCAAACACAAAGcttttttcatatttctcTATCTTCCCCCTTTCTTCTCTGTGTGTCCGTACACTCTCAGACCCACACAAGCGAGCTTGAACAAAGGATTTCAAAGCTAAATCCACTAGTGGAAGATCAGAAAACCACAcccagaaaacaaataaaaatataaaatatctgTAAAACATCATTTTTAGATCCCTCTGTGTGTTCTTTTCTCCATAAACCCTTCATATTAGGTCCTCCTTCTCtatctcattttcttctctcttgggttttaatataaaaaaaatcctaattttTCTGGATGTTCCTTGTTTGTTTCTGGGGTTTGTGTTGCATGCAGATTTaaaattatctaattttttttatgggttttctttttaatttatagtGATTTAGGTTGAGAGTTTATGCATTTTTCCGTGAAACTGAGGCTCTAGGCGATATTCAGAACTCGTGTTTGGTTGAGAATGGAAGGCGGATATTGAAATTTTGCATTTTTGAGATCAGAGTTTTATTGGGtttcaactcttttttttctttatctcttTCTGGTGGGTATGGTTGAGATGGGGAGTTCTAGTGAGACTAGTAACAAGAGCATTGATGCGTCGGTGGGTGGGTTGGTTTGGGTCCGACGCAGAAACGGGTCGTGGTGGCCCGGTCGGATAATGGGTCTGGACGAGTTGCCCGATAGTTCTGCGGTTTCTCCGAGATCGGGGACCCCGGTGAAGCTTCTGGGCCGCGACGACGCAAGCGTGTGagtgctttcttttttctttttaaagctCTACGCGGTTgtctccttcattttctgatttgaATTTGTCTTACAGTCTTTGTTTTTCAGCTTTTCGATTAAGTAGATTTACATTTTTGTGTAACTGGATTTACCACACTTGGAAATGCCTTGTGCTTAAGATTTTCATAGGTGGTGTTGGGGGAGAGATTTGGTTTTATGGGTTCCTGGATTTAGTGTTGTTTGTTTACTGTGGCttcttatttctcttttttaatgtttggGTTAAGGGATTGTTGTTTCCTTTGGTGTTTCAAGAAGGGTTGAACTCAACTGGCTTATCATTTCACTTCATTCActgtttgtttgttctttCCTCTATGTTTATAGGTTGAAATATACTAAGGTAATGATGTCGATTAAATTACATCAAATGTGAATTTGTTACTTGTGATATTAGTTAAGTTTTCTCTGCTACCTACTATGTGGCCCTTGTGCATGATAACACTACGCAGTCAGAAAAGATGCATTCTctctgcaaaaaaaaatttgcttaGATGGTAGGTTGGTGGTTCcaataaaaaggaaaggatGGTAGGCTTGAAGCTTGAGAATACATTCTTGTAAGattatttttggaaaataaCCTTTGAAAGTTTGAAAAAGTTTGTGATGTATGGATAATTACTGTTTGTGACGcatgaaaggaagaagaaatgcTCTCTTTACACAAATTTACAGGAAAAAGGGATAGAATTCAagaggaaatttttttgtacTGAAAGGATAAATATTAAGTTGGAGATTGTGATTTTGTGGCAACAAATATGTCATAAAATGTCTTGCTACGGTTCACTTCAGGCGTTTTTTATCATCTTGATCTTTTCTTCTATTGGGCCCTAGTTTTAGGGGCCTAATGTGTGGAGAATGAGAGTCTTAATCTATGGTTTAATTCTCAGATCTGATTATTACTAGGACAGAGGAGTGAAAGGATGTAATGTTATTTCATGCTCTGAAATAACAAAACTAGGGCTTGATTTTAATTGTGACTCTGGAACAATTCAATCTTTAATGTCATTATATCTGAGATAGCGTTACATGAGCACTTTATGGAGTTAATTTATGTGGGGAATTCAAACAGTGAGAATAGGGCACTGCTGGACTGGAACATTATTTCCGTTATGTGGTACTGTAGTCATGTATAGAGATTTTCCCTTGAAGAGAAGAGCATTAGATTTTGAGGTATTTGTAAGGCACATTGCTGAAGCTTGAGGCTTTGTAGGTTGATTAGACTGGGGCTTCATACATGAGGGAAAATTACCAAGGAAATAATATTTGTTCTCTCTGGATTGTTTTACATAAACAGTAATAGATCCTTGCTGTGGGTCTCTAATCATTGATAGAGGTTTTGGTTTACCGTTTTCAAGTCGTATTTAGTCGTTGTGATTCAGGGTTATGGGAAAGtttgttttcaaaacaaatttaaaactcCTTGTATAGGTGTTTAGCTTAATATTGATATATGAACATAGTCTGATCTTGATCTTATTGATTTAGGGACTGGTATAACCTTGAAAGATCCAAGAGGGTGAAAGCTTTTCGTTGTGGGGAGTATGATGAATGCATTGAAAAAGCAAAGGCCCATGCAGCTAGCTCCAATAAAAAAGCAGTGAAATATGCACGCAGGGAAGATGCCATTATCCATGCTCTTGAAATTGAGAATGCTCGCCTAGGCAAGGATAATTTGGACTTCAGTGCTCGGATGAGTAATTCAGGTGGTGAGCATGGTTGTTCAGCAAGGGAATCACCTGCCATGTCTCATTCCGGCGAGGAGAATGAAGTTATGGTTGATGATGTGAGTGATTCTGAAAACAGTTCAGACTCGGCACCAGAATTATCTCAATCTGGTATATCTTTTGAAGAGCCAAATCATATCAGTTCTTCTAAGTTGCAAACTGTGCagggaaggagaagaagaacgCCCAAATGATTCAGAGGATGATGGAACAGAAGGAGTTAAAGCGCATGAGAGGACTTGAGGACCTGGGAATGGGTGTAGTGTCAAAAAAGTCAGGCCAGACTGGTGGGCTTCTTGAACTAGTTCAACAGGACAGTGCTTCACTCTTAGATTCAAACACTCGGAATGGTGTGCCTAATGGCAGTCCTGTAAATGGAAGCAAAGGTATTTCATCACTGAAAAGGAAGAGATCTCAAGTTGCAAATGCTAATGAagtcttgaaaagaaaaaaccgcAGCCGACCGTTGACAAAGGTGTTGGAGAGTACTGCAATGGTGTCTATTCCAGTTACGTGTGaccaatttcaaaattcatgtGGTTCACCTCTTCAAGGGTTATCTGATGGCAGGGTTTCTGGATTAGAATCAAATGAGTCAAAAGGAAGTTTATCTGTGGACCACAATGGAATTTCGTGTGAGAATGGAGCCTCTACAAATGCTCCTGAACGAGCTTTTGGTGCTTCCTGTATTAATGGCAAAATCAAGGAGAATGAGATTCCCAGCATATCTGGGTTAGCTGAGAATGATTCCTCAGATAGGTTATTTGATGTGCCATTTGCTGGAGAGGAAAAAGACCCTTCAGGTAATGGTAATTCAAACAATTATGCATTTGTTTTCAGGAACTTTGTTACCTATGTTGTTGGGTAAGGATATGGATTTAATTATGTCTTGTATTAtctatttattgcattttttaCATTTAGATACGTTTGCGACTTATCACTCTCTCCATTCTCTCTAGGCGTTTTCTTGCTATTAGTTATGTCTTTTATTATCTGAACGTGCCTGCATTGTTTGCATTTAGGTACCCTGCAACTCCGTTACTCTCTCCATTCTCTTTAGCCTTTTTCTTGCTATTAATTATGTCTTGCAGTATTCAAATTTCCCTGCATTGTTTACATTTAGGTGCTCCTGCAACTCTGTCAccctctcctttttctttatccTTTCCTTGCTTGCAGCAAATTAATTAGCTTGTCTTTCTTTTGTGCCTGATGTGGACCTGACAAAAATTGGTCTGGTTCTCCCTAGCTGatttgtcatctctatctACCAGGTTATTCTCCTATAATTGCAGTTTGTTCATCTGGGAAGCCTCAAATTGGTGCATTGGGAAGGCAATCTAGTCAAAGCAGTCAAGCTGAAGCTGTATCTTTGAGAGATGAGAGAATTAATGAATCTGGTTCTACGAGTTCAGCAGCCTTGCATGATATCGGCCAAAGTATAGAAAAAGGTAGTTCAAAGTGGCAGTCAAAAGGAAAGAGGAATTCAAGACAAACAAGTAAAGATAGAAAACATGACTCAAGAAGGTATATGGACGTGGATGAAGAATCCAATGCTTATTCGGCAGGCATTGAGCATTCTGATGGATTGTCTCAGGATTCTGACCAGAAAGTCAATTGCAAAGGCATTAGTGGTTCCGGTGCATATAATTGCACATTACAAGCAAAGTCCAAACAGGTTACTGAATTGGCTGATGGACCAATTCAAAGGTCACTTCCCTATCGGCAGTCCCGCTTCACAGTGCCTGCAAGATATCAGACGTCAGATTCTACTGCCCGCAATCTTTGCTCTGATGGTTCGTTATATGATGTCAAACTTGAGGTGAAATCAAATTACCGGCCGCAGCATGTCCCGCTGGTTTCCCTTATGAGTAAATTGAATGGTAAAGCCATTGTTGGTCACCCGTTAACAGTTGAGGCTTTGGGTGATGGCTGTTGTGACATCATGTTGTGCAAACTGGAATGTGATCGGGAAGTTGGTAAAATAGGTTATGCAATTCAGCCAAAAGCAGAAATTGGAAGAAATCCAGGCAAGCATTTGGCATTGCAACcacaaaattcaccaaataaATCTCCCAAAACGAAGAAATCTGGGCTCCAGCCAAAAAAGACTCGGAAACTATCTTCTCTGACTGGTCACAAGCAATCTGAAGTGATGAAACCACTGACTGCGAAGCCACAGGGTCCTGTAATAGCTTGTATCCCCCTTAAATTAGTGTTTAGTAGGATAAATGAAGCAGTGAATGGTTTGGCCCGACCAACACATCGGGTTTTAAAATCAAGTGACACTTGAACAAGTTTCTCTTGTGGAAAGAAATGTTGCAGTGGATGGATTCTTCCTGTGAATGTAGTTCTTTATTCAGGGGTTTGGTTCAATTCTGCAGCCTAGTTGCTgcttctcatttatttggccaTGTTAAGTTTGCAGCACCATTAACTCCGCTGCCCTTTAAGGCTGAATCCATCTGTACAATTCCGTGATACTGCGTTGTTGTAGGAGCAGTCAGTCAATGGAGGCTCTGCTTTTTCCTCTGTATATAATGTAACATTAGTTGAGGTGTAATGGCATTAGGTATTTGATGACCTGATATTTggttatttaatttatgaattcaGGTTCATCAGGAGGGACAATAACTTTATTTCCCAGCTTGCTTCTGTTGTTGGACATGCTTAACAGTTCATTCCTAAGacaatcaaattttaatttttgcttaAAATTGATGCATTGCCCTTTCTGCTGCTACTTAAtcttgttttgtgtttgtgtgatGCATGTGACAAAGTCGAGTTCTTCGGAACCGTACTGTTGCAGCTTTCCTGTGTGCCGTTGTGAATCATTTTAGGCTGCTGCTTCTTGTTTGTTGCATTTCtgctgtgtgtgtgtttgtgctgGTACACTACGTTTGAGTATTTGGTTTACGAATGAAGGGTAGCAGCTGAATATTTTACAGGATTTATAGCTCGAGTGGTTTGAGAGTAGTTTATCTTCCCACTTCAGAGTTCGATTCTCCTCTCCTCTTTGGCCTCTATTTAACAGGAAAAAAGGTGAAATCTATTTTGGAAGGTAGATTTTAGATTTTATATTGTCAAGAATTTCGAATTACAAACAATTAGAGACCACAAGTTTCatttccaaaaaaagaagagagatacTGTTCtgcaaaataagaaaataatcacATGACCATGTTACTTTACCTACCGCTACCAGTCTACCACATGCCACAACATAGATAATTTTGGACTGTCTAGATTAATTTCAAGTTAACATCAAAACCCTAGCTAACTCGCATGTCATAAACCCTAGAAGGAACCTACTGCATTTTGTGTGGCCTCTCTTGGAACCCAACAGAATCTCATAACCTTCTTGATATCCTGGAAGAATGGAAACTAGAAGAAGAAACTAGCAACAGGAAGCTGTTCTTTCGGGCCTTGTTTTATGCAAAAAATAGCTCACTAAaaggaaatgaagaaaaaaatctctatatatatcaaaCTGTGATTTGCTAATTAAGAAGAATGAACATTTCCATGTAATTTTAGTACGAATTTTTATCACTTGTGAAGTCAATCATGCAAGGAAGTCCCCTTTCTTGAAAGAGGACACATTTTCCCTACCACGTtcattattttatcaaatcaTCCAATCTTAATCCGTGATTTTGATATGAACCTATTTAAAATTAACTTGAATCATTcgtcatgaatttattttctgaaTGTACAGTTTGTCAATACAAAGCCAACATGTAAATCAACTAGCTCTTGACtcaattgcattttttttcaaatgttaGATGATGTTTCAAATTCGAATTCCTTTACCCATTGGTGATCAGATGCAAGATATAATTCAACGATTCCTTGACTTATCCGACCCAAT
It encodes:
- the LOC18782509 gene encoding LOW QUALITY PROTEIN: uncharacterized protein At1g51745 (The sequence of the model RefSeq protein was modified relative to this genomic sequence to represent the inferred CDS: deleted 2 bases in 2 codons), giving the protein MVEMGSSSETSNKSIDASVGGLVWVRRRNGSWWPGRIMGLDELPDSSAVSPRSGTPVKLLGRDDASVDWYNLERSKRVKAFRCGEYDECIEKAKAHAASSNKKAVKYARREDAIIHALEIENARLGKDNLDFSARMSNSGGEHGCSARESPAMSHSGEENEVMVDDVSDSENSSDSAPELSQSGISFEEPNHISSSKLQTVQGRRRRTPNDSEDDGTEGVKRMRGLEDLGMGVVSKKSGQTGGLLELVQQDSASLLDSNTRNGVPNGSPVNGSKGISSLKRKRSQVANANEVLKRKNRSRPLTKVLESTAMVSIPVTCDQFQNSCGSPLQGLSDGRVSGLESNESKGSLSVDHNGISCENGASTNAPERAFGASCINGKIKENEIPSISGLAENDSSDRLFDVPFAGEEKDPSGYSPIIAVCSSGKPQIGALGRQSSQSSQAEAVSLRDERINESGSTSSAALHDIGQSIEKGSSKWQSKGKRNSRQTSKDRKHDSRRYMDVDEESNAYSAGIEHSDGLSQDSDQKVNCKGISGSGAYNCTLQAKSKQVTELADGPIQRSLPYRQSRFTVPARYQTSDSTARNLCSDGSLYDVKLEVKSNYRPQHVPLVSLMSKLNGKAIVGHPLTVEALGDGCCDIMLCKLECDREVGKIGYAIQPKAEIGRNPGKHLALQPQNSPNKSPKTKKSGLQPKKTRKLSSLTGHKQSEVMKPLTAKPQGPVIACIPLKLVFSRINEAVNGLARPTHRVLKSSDT